CGCACTTCCGGCGACCAGATTGGCATGCCGGGGGCCGAAAGCGGATGATCGGCCGGAAAGCCCAGCCGGCCGTGCGTCGTGCCCGATTCGGACATCACCGGCGCGCCGATGCGCTCGGCGACGGCAACCAACTCGGCCACGGCGTCCGCCTCGGTCGTGCGGCTGCCGACCAGGATCGCCGGATTGCGCGCGGCGCCTAGTACCTGGGCCGCTTGCCTTAGAGCACCAAGGGGCGGCCGCACGCGCACGTCGAGCGGCTTGGCCTTCGTCAGGTCCAGCTCAGCGATCTCGCTCTGCAGGTCCATCGGCAGCGACAGGAACACCGGGCCCGTCGGTGGCGTGAGCGCGGCCTGCCCCGCGCGGCGAATCGCGGTCGGCAGGTCTTCGACGCGATGCACTTCGGCCGCCCATTTCATCCACGGCTCGACGACGCGCACCATGTCCGACCAGAGGATCGGCTCCTCGAACATCAATCGCCGGTCTTGCTGCCCGGCCGTCACCAGGAGCGGCGTTCCCGCGCGATAGGCGTTGTAAAGCATGCCCATCGCGTTCCCCAGCCCGCAACTGATGTGCAGGTTCACGACGCCGAGCGAGCGCGAGGCCTGCGCGTAACCATCGGCCATGGCCACGACCGGCACTTCTTGCAGGCCGAGGATGTACTTGATGCGCTGGTCCGCGACCATGGCATCCGACAAGGGGAGTTCGGTTGTGCCGGGGTTGCCGAAGAGGTACTTCACGCCCTGGTCGGCCAGCATATCGAGAAAGGCCTGAATGCCGCTTTTTCCCATGACCCGTACCGCCGCGCTGAGGAAGAAAAGGTGCGCCACAAGATGCCGGCTCAGTGTACGCGACGGGTCCATCAAAGCAAATCGCCGGGCCAGGAGCGTAGCACGCGTGTTGGTGCCACGTTCCCGCCCGGCGACGGGTCATGATCGGATTGCTTTTCTCGGCCGAACGCGTGTTCGCTTATCGCACGTAAGTGCGTTGCGAGGTGCGTTGGACGCGCGACGAGCCGTAGTCTTCGTCCTGCGGTTCGGCCAAGGTCGGCTGATTGCTGCGACGTGCCACGTTGGCCGTGCTCGACGAACTGCGGCCCGGCAAGGTGGCTGGCTTCACCAGTCGATCGGTCGTACCGAGGTATTCCACGGCGCCTTCGTATTCGCGTGGGCCCTGCGCCGGTCCGCGCTGTGCGTATTGCTGACCGCTGGCGCTGGTGCGAGGCCGCGCGACATACGAGCGCGTGCCGCGCGTCATCTTCGGCGCGTATTCCGCCGGAGGCGCCGAGCGACGCGCCATCTGCGACCGACCGGGTTGATTCGGCATCTGCTGGGCGCCATTGCGCACGACCTGGAAACCGTACGGATGAGCGCGCGAGTAAGTGTCGGGGCCAAGGCCATTGCCGCCCGGCGAAGGCGGGCCGACCCAGTTGCCACAGTTGTCGCAGGTCGAGCAATGCGGATCGCCGGTACACCAATCGCCCCAGTAGAATTCGCCGCAGCCGCCCGGACGTCCACATCCGCCGCAGCCGAAACCATTCCAACCGCCCCAGCCGCCGCAAGTGTCTCCGCAGCCGCCGCCGCAATCTCCACAACCGCCACCGCCCCAACCGCAACCGGGCCAGCAGCATGGCGACCAGCCGCTCCCTTGCCACCAACAACATCCCGGCGCGCCCAAGGACAGGCAGGCCAGGCTCAATGCCAACACAACGCGCTTCATGACACGAATCCCCCCTCAAGGATTTCGACGGATTTCTGTAGCCTGTGGGAGATATCGGCGGAATGATCGGTACAGTCGAGAAAATCGGTATTGCCGGCAAGCTGGCCCGGCAAGGTTTGCCAGGCTTACCCGAACCGTCATTCGCCGCGGCTCGCAGTGAGCGCGGCCGACGACTATATTGCGCGAAAAGAAAGTGAAACCCGGGCAGCCTCGCAAGCGCGATCGCTGCCAGCATCCGACGCTTCCTGCCAAGAATGCCGAGGCCCCCGATGTCCGCCGCCCTGCCGATCCGCTCCCTGAATCACGTTGGCCGACTGACCAAACATCTCGACAAAAGCATCGCTTTCTATCGCGACGTGCTCGGCTTTCAAGAAATCGTGCGGCCGAATTTCGATTTTCCCGGCGCGTGGCTCTTCAACTACGGTTTGCAGATTCACCTGATCGTGAACGAATCGATTCCCGATCCCGACGGGCCGATTCAAACGCGCGATGGGCACCTGGCTTTCGAAGTCGAGGATCTCGCCACGGTCGAGCAACGTCTGGAAGAGCTCGGCATTCCGTTTCGCAAGAACACCGTAGCGCAGACGGGCCGCATGCAGATCTTCTTCCGCGATCCCGACGGCCATCACATCGAGGTCGGCCAGTATGCGCCGTCGCAGTTCGCTTAAGCGACGAGCGCGCAGCGGTAAGACGATTCTAAAAAGCTTGACGCGCCGGCGCGGGTGCCACCGGTAGCTTGGCTACCAGTGCTGTTTTGCACTGTTGGACGAGCCACCAGTGGCACCATCATCGAAAACGATTTCGCAAGGACGAGCGCTCGCTTCACCAGTTCATGGTGATGGCCAGGCGATTCAGAAAGATGACGGCGCCGACGACGGCCGCGCCGATCGAGGCGACAAGCACGGCGCCGCTGCCGATATCGAGCGCGTCGCGCAAGTGAGGGTTGTGGCTCTCGTCCACGGCCTTCGCCATC
The sequence above is drawn from the Pirellulales bacterium genome and encodes:
- a CDS encoding VOC family protein, producing MSAALPIRSLNHVGRLTKHLDKSIAFYRDVLGFQEIVRPNFDFPGAWLFNYGLQIHLIVNESIPDPDGPIQTRDGHLAFEVEDLATVEQRLEELGIPFRKNTVAQTGRMQIFFRDPDGHHIEVGQYAPSQFA